The proteins below come from a single Edaphobacter acidisoli genomic window:
- the gnd gene encoding decarboxylating NADP(+)-dependent phosphogluconate dehydrogenase, translated as MAEATCDIGLIGLAVMGQNLVLNMNDHGYKVAVYNRTTSKVDDFINNEAKGTKVVGTHSAQELCASLKTPRRVMLMVKAGDVVDQTIEHVLPYLEKGDILIDGGNSLYTDTNRRTKALAEKGILFVGTGVSGGEEGARFGPSIMPGGNKAAWPHVKEIFQAIAAKVEDGTPCCDWVGEDGAGHYVKMVHNGIEYGDMQLIGEAYQLLKDGLGLGADELAGIFAEWNKGELDSFLIEITAEIFAKKDEDGKPLVDKILDTAGQKGTGKWTAISALDLGQPVTLIGESVFARCLSALKDERVAASKVLEGPAKTKTVADKKEFIEDVRRALYCSKVISYAQGYMLLRAAEKEMGWNLNMGGIALMWRGGCIIRSVFLGNIKAAYDKNPQLSNLLLDSFFSGALNKYHQSWRKALVHAVEIGVPTPAFSTALAFYDGYRTDRLPANLLQAQRDFFGAHTYERVDKPRGEFFHTNWTGRGGRVSSSTYNA; from the coding sequence ATGGCTGAGGCGACTTGCGATATTGGATTGATCGGGCTGGCCGTGATGGGCCAGAACCTGGTCTTGAACATGAACGACCACGGATACAAGGTGGCCGTCTACAACAGGACCACCTCGAAGGTGGACGACTTTATTAATAACGAGGCCAAGGGAACCAAGGTGGTGGGAACGCACTCGGCCCAGGAGCTGTGCGCCTCGCTGAAGACGCCACGACGCGTCATGCTGATGGTGAAGGCAGGAGACGTTGTCGATCAGACGATCGAGCATGTGCTGCCGTATCTGGAAAAGGGCGACATCTTGATTGACGGCGGCAACTCGCTGTACACCGATACGAATCGTCGCACGAAGGCTTTGGCTGAGAAGGGCATTCTGTTCGTCGGCACTGGCGTTTCGGGTGGCGAAGAGGGCGCGCGCTTCGGCCCGTCAATCATGCCTGGCGGCAACAAGGCTGCATGGCCGCACGTGAAGGAGATCTTCCAGGCCATTGCTGCGAAGGTGGAAGATGGCACTCCTTGCTGCGACTGGGTGGGCGAGGATGGTGCGGGCCACTACGTGAAGATGGTCCACAACGGCATTGAGTACGGCGATATGCAGCTGATCGGCGAGGCTTATCAGTTGCTGAAGGACGGCCTGGGGCTGGGTGCCGATGAACTGGCGGGCATCTTTGCCGAGTGGAACAAGGGCGAGCTGGACAGCTTCCTGATCGAGATTACGGCGGAGATCTTTGCCAAGAAGGATGAGGATGGCAAGCCGCTCGTTGACAAGATTCTCGATACGGCCGGGCAGAAGGGAACGGGCAAGTGGACGGCGATCTCGGCGCTTGACCTGGGCCAGCCGGTGACGCTGATCGGCGAGAGCGTCTTTGCGCGCTGCCTGTCGGCGCTGAAGGACGAGCGCGTTGCGGCTTCGAAGGTGCTCGAAGGGCCGGCGAAGACGAAGACGGTTGCGGACAAGAAGGAGTTCATCGAAGACGTTCGGCGCGCGCTGTATTGCTCGAAGGTCATCAGCTATGCTCAGGGCTACATGCTGCTGCGCGCCGCTGAAAAGGAGATGGGCTGGAACCTGAACATGGGCGGTATCGCGCTGATGTGGCGCGGCGGCTGCATTATTCGCAGCGTGTTCCTGGGCAATATTAAGGCTGCTTATGACAAGAATCCGCAGCTCTCGAACTTGCTGCTGGACAGCTTCTTCTCGGGCGCGCTGAACAAGTATCACCAGTCGTGGCGCAAGGCGCTGGTTCATGCGGTCGAGATTGGCGTGCCCACGCCTGCGTTTTCGACGGCGCTGGCGTTCTACGATGGCTACCGCACGGACCGTCTGCCGGCGAACCTGTTGCAGGCGCAGCGTGACTTCTTCGGCGCGCACACCTATGAGCGTGTCGATAAGCCCCGCGGCGAGTTCTTCCACACCAACTGGACCGGACGCGGAGGACGCGTCTCTTCGTCCACCTACAACGCTTAG
- a CDS encoding energy transducer TonB, which produces MTLRADDVSKDVEKAVKRSRLDQAGTKPFHLKAEITPVSDRDKALNRSGEIEIWWKSPEAWRREVRSPEFHQVEIVNDGQVWQKNEGEYFPEWLRSLAVELIDPVPPLDHVLQEVKSADVRSFMGQTNAQWMTMGSDGTVSKGIGAGVALSNSTGLLVYGSDVGWSGDFHDYQEFHGRMVARAIGDAKIVLLEDLGSEPADFFDATASGGDAQQISTLVVDEPALRKNMIASDPVPWPSLANGPLTGVLTTEIVVDREGRVRNVGTIVSDNPGLSDVARAWIMQQRFKPYLVNGVPVQVVSTMTLPFTTTRPAGTENFDSARNYFERGRKAGFPAAGAGTPYSLSATFQAMGSDGKVADGRYEDIWVNEGEWRREAWFGKSHYVRTQNGDKRYQLAEGPDAALLRLVFKVIEPIPALDTFVESDWRMKREDIADISTVRVATGPEDASGKMVEGNSRAFWFDQNGWLLQAVDAGVHITRGNFVEFDGAQVAQSIVVRAKGGVVMIVKVGSLQESSTINKSDFVLKGHEYKRQFTDEVR; this is translated from the coding sequence GTGACACTTCGGGCGGACGATGTGTCAAAGGATGTTGAAAAGGCGGTCAAGCGCAGCCGGTTAGATCAGGCGGGCACAAAGCCGTTTCATCTGAAGGCCGAGATTACTCCTGTTTCTGATCGTGACAAGGCATTAAATCGATCAGGAGAGATTGAGATCTGGTGGAAGTCTCCTGAGGCCTGGCGTCGCGAGGTGAGGTCACCCGAGTTTCATCAGGTTGAGATTGTGAATGATGGACAAGTCTGGCAGAAGAATGAAGGGGAATATTTTCCTGAGTGGTTGCGGAGTCTGGCAGTAGAGCTGATCGATCCAGTGCCTCCCCTTGACCATGTTTTGCAAGAGGTTAAATCGGCCGACGTTCGGAGCTTCATGGGCCAGACGAACGCCCAGTGGATGACTATGGGCAGCGATGGGACGGTGTCAAAGGGGATTGGCGCCGGGGTTGCGCTGTCCAACAGTACAGGGTTGTTGGTTTATGGAAGCGATGTGGGCTGGAGTGGGGACTTTCACGACTATCAGGAATTCCATGGGCGCATGGTTGCTCGCGCGATCGGCGATGCGAAGATTGTGTTGCTGGAGGACCTGGGGTCGGAACCGGCGGATTTCTTCGATGCCACAGCCAGCGGAGGGGATGCACAACAGATCAGCACTCTGGTTGTAGATGAGCCCGCACTGCGTAAAAACATGATTGCGAGCGATCCGGTGCCGTGGCCGTCTTTAGCGAATGGGCCGTTGACTGGCGTACTGACTACGGAGATTGTCGTAGATCGAGAAGGCCGCGTGAGAAATGTTGGGACAATAGTTAGCGACAACCCTGGTTTAAGCGATGTTGCGCGGGCTTGGATCATGCAGCAAAGATTCAAACCCTATCTTGTGAATGGTGTGCCGGTGCAGGTTGTGAGCACGATGACGCTGCCCTTCACAACGACTCGGCCTGCTGGAACGGAAAACTTCGACAGCGCACGGAATTACTTTGAGCGCGGAAGAAAGGCCGGATTTCCAGCAGCGGGCGCTGGGACGCCCTATTCGCTCAGCGCTACGTTTCAAGCTATGGGGAGTGATGGAAAGGTCGCCGACGGCAGATACGAAGACATCTGGGTGAACGAAGGCGAGTGGAGGCGAGAGGCATGGTTCGGCAAGAGCCACTATGTGCGGACTCAGAACGGAGATAAGCGATATCAGCTTGCGGAAGGACCAGATGCGGCTCTGCTGAGACTGGTGTTCAAGGTGATCGAACCAATTCCGGCGCTGGATACGTTTGTTGAGTCGGATTGGCGGATGAAGCGTGAAGATATCGCGGATATCTCCACGGTACGGGTTGCTACCGGGCCGGAAGATGCCTCCGGGAAGATGGTCGAAGGGAATTCAAGAGCGTTCTGGTTCGATCAGAACGGATGGCTGTTGCAGGCGGTGGACGCGGGGGTTCACATTACTCGGGGCAATTTCGTGGAATTTGACGGAGCGCAGGTGGCGCAGTCAATCGTAGTGCGAGCGAAGGGTGGAGTTGTGATGATAGTCAAGGTTGGCAGCCTGCAGGAAAGCAGCACAATTAACAAAAGCGACTTTGTCTTGAAAGGCCATGAATATAAACGCCAGTTTACGGATGAAGTGCGTTAG
- a CDS encoding type II secretion system F family protein gives MTEFVVKLADERGRVQEQMHTAATAEELRARFTQAGYYVYSVKARGPMGGGQKKVKLETFLVFNQQFLTLIRAGLPILGSLDLLAKRQKVVHFRGQLEDVTARVKTGEALSEAFEAQGGFPVVYTTTLLAGERSGNLEEVLQRYLDFQRVSLTFRKKLKASLIYPALLVVMVVALFIFLITFVVPRFAQLYEQLGTKLPSLTLFLLALGKNAQHYGIYVAVVVAAAGFLIYRWAKTDAGATALDKVRISLPVFGPVWLKYQVGLFARTLSTLLSGGLPLVPSLETAARSIDSRQIGNAVFKGVETVREGKGLSASLEKTKVFPELAIEMIEVGESTGALPGMLNSVAEFFEEDVQTNLTAAMSLIEPAILVVMGIVVVTILIALYLPIFSLSAGGMGH, from the coding sequence ATGACTGAGTTTGTGGTGAAGCTGGCCGATGAGCGTGGGCGGGTGCAGGAGCAGATGCATACTGCTGCGACGGCTGAAGAGTTGCGTGCGCGGTTTACGCAGGCGGGCTACTACGTCTATTCGGTGAAGGCGCGCGGGCCGATGGGCGGGGGCCAGAAGAAGGTGAAACTGGAGACGTTTCTGGTGTTCAACCAGCAGTTTCTGACGCTGATTCGCGCGGGGTTGCCGATTCTTGGCTCGCTGGACCTGCTGGCCAAGCGGCAGAAGGTCGTGCACTTTCGCGGACAGCTTGAGGATGTCACTGCGCGGGTGAAGACGGGCGAGGCGCTGTCGGAGGCGTTTGAGGCGCAGGGTGGGTTTCCGGTCGTGTATACGACGACGCTGCTGGCGGGCGAGCGCTCGGGAAATCTGGAAGAGGTGTTGCAGCGGTATCTGGACTTTCAGCGCGTGTCGCTGACGTTTCGCAAGAAGCTGAAGGCGAGTTTGATCTATCCGGCGCTGCTGGTTGTGATGGTGGTTGCACTGTTCATCTTTCTGATTACGTTTGTGGTGCCGAGGTTTGCGCAGTTGTATGAGCAGTTGGGGACGAAGCTGCCTTCGCTAACGCTGTTTCTGCTGGCGCTCGGCAAGAACGCGCAGCATTACGGAATTTATGTGGCTGTGGTGGTGGCTGCTGCGGGTTTCCTGATTTATCGCTGGGCAAAGACGGATGCAGGTGCAACGGCGTTGGATAAGGTGCGGATCTCGCTGCCGGTGTTTGGGCCGGTGTGGCTGAAGTACCAGGTGGGGCTGTTTGCCAGGACGCTTTCGACGCTGCTCTCGGGCGGGTTGCCGCTGGTGCCGTCGCTTGAGACGGCGGCGCGGTCGATCGATTCGCGGCAGATTGGCAATGCTGTCTTCAAAGGCGTGGAGACGGTGCGTGAGGGCAAGGGGCTTTCGGCGAGTCTGGAGAAGACGAAGGTGTTTCCGGAGCTGGCGATCGAGATGATTGAGGTGGGCGAATCGACAGGCGCGCTGCCCGGGATGCTGAACTCGGTCGCGGAGTTTTTTGAAGAGGACGTGCAGACGAACCTGACGGCTGCGATGAGCCTGATTGAGCCGGCGATTCTGGTGGTGATGGGCATCGTCGTGGTGACGATTCTGATTGCGCTGTATCTGCCGATCTTTAGCCTGAGCGCGGGCGGGATGGGGCACTGA
- a CDS encoding HdeD family acid-resistance protein gives MSTSPNPIAAIVHKSLGWSIALSILLIILGLIAIAAPGISGIGVTIFVGWLLIISGVFHLIFAWKVHATSRKIWEILLGIIYIIIGIDLALHPVSGLLTLTLALAIYLLFESALEFIMAIHLHPAPGWGWTLFDAIITLILAFMVWRTWPVSSVWAIGTLVGISMVFSGFSRLMLSLAARRMISATA, from the coding sequence ATGAGTACTTCGCCCAACCCCATCGCCGCCATCGTCCACAAGTCCCTGGGATGGTCCATCGCCCTCAGCATCCTGCTCATCATCCTCGGCCTGATCGCCATCGCCGCACCTGGAATCAGCGGCATCGGCGTCACAATCTTCGTTGGCTGGCTGCTCATCATCAGCGGCGTCTTCCACCTCATCTTTGCCTGGAAGGTCCACGCCACCAGCAGAAAAATCTGGGAGATATTGCTCGGCATCATCTACATCATCATCGGTATCGACCTGGCGCTGCATCCGGTCTCCGGCCTGCTGACCCTGACCCTCGCGCTCGCCATCTATCTGCTATTTGAATCAGCGCTTGAGTTCATCATGGCCATCCATCTGCACCCCGCGCCCGGCTGGGGTTGGACGCTCTTCGACGCCATCATCACCCTCATCCTCGCCTTCATGGTCTGGCGCACCTGGCCGGTCAGCAGCGTCTGGGCCATCGGGACACTGGTCGGCATCAGCATGGTCTTCAGCGGCTTCTCCCGCCTGATGCTCTCGCTCGCTGCCCGCCGCATGATCTCGGCTACGGCATAA
- a CDS encoding TetR/AcrR family transcriptional regulator: protein MAPSTSPPVRTRTSRKSADGKARVLTAFRRSEILAASTRVFGNKGFEATRMDDIAHEAGLAKGTLYLYFKSKDAIYKATVQHALAELRELTHEHVARESTFAGKFAAFIRVRIAFWDEQQSLYRVILSMGRTSHHRKQSIAWQRAAVEYLATLLAEAADAGEIPAGDHIAAAWATMDAIRGFNERRIYSEGRSVEEDTRFLTNFLLAALRTPGA from the coding sequence ATGGCACCGTCAACCTCACCCCCCGTCCGCACCCGCACCTCTCGCAAATCAGCGGACGGCAAAGCGCGCGTCCTCACCGCCTTCCGGCGCTCGGAGATCCTGGCCGCATCCACCCGCGTCTTCGGCAACAAGGGCTTCGAAGCCACACGCATGGACGACATCGCCCACGAAGCCGGCCTGGCCAAAGGCACGCTCTACCTGTATTTCAAATCGAAGGACGCCATCTACAAGGCCACGGTCCAGCACGCACTGGCCGAGCTGCGCGAACTCACCCACGAACACGTCGCGCGCGAGTCCACCTTCGCCGGCAAATTTGCCGCCTTCATCCGCGTGCGCATCGCCTTCTGGGACGAGCAGCAATCGCTCTACCGCGTCATCCTCAGCATGGGACGCACCAGCCACCACCGCAAACAGAGCATCGCCTGGCAAAGAGCCGCCGTCGAGTATCTCGCAACCCTGCTGGCCGAAGCAGCCGACGCAGGCGAAATCCCCGCCGGAGACCACATCGCCGCAGCCTGGGCCACGATGGACGCAATCCGTGGCTTCAACGAGCGCCGCATCTACTCCGAAGGCCGCTCAGTCGAAGAAGACACCCGCTTCCTCACCAATTTCCTGCTCGCAGCCCTACGCACCCCGGGCGCATGA
- a CDS encoding HesB/IscA family protein: MSTASVTPEVVAAPPASTPVTLTPAAIAKVKEIMATQNPVPAGLRIGVVGGGCSGFQYSMSFENQAGMMDKVYKFDDLKVFVDATSAAYLVNCQVDYIETLEAAGFKFENAAVKSTCGCGSSFSV, translated from the coding sequence ATGTCCACAGCATCTGTTACCCCCGAGGTTGTCGCCGCTCCTCCCGCTTCGACACCTGTCACCCTGACCCCGGCGGCTATCGCCAAGGTGAAGGAGATCATGGCGACCCAGAATCCGGTTCCGGCCGGTCTGCGCATTGGTGTGGTTGGCGGCGGATGTTCCGGCTTCCAGTACTCGATGTCGTTCGAGAACCAGGCGGGCATGATGGACAAGGTCTACAAGTTCGACGACCTGAAGGTATTTGTCGATGCCACCTCGGCGGCGTACTTGGTGAACTGCCAGGTGGATTACATCGAGACGCTCGAAGCTGCTGGCTTCAAGTTTGAGAACGCCGCGGTGAAGAGCACCTGCGGCTGCGGCTCCTCGTTCAGCGTGTAA
- a CDS encoding winged helix-turn-helix domain-containing protein — MPDLPELNPVIHGRLRLAVLSLLSGVEGAEFTWLRAKTGATDGNLGAQLATLEGAGYVAVEKKFVLRKPQTQYRLTEGGREALAEYVQALKQLLGMGNDGAAL, encoded by the coding sequence ATGCCTGATCTGCCTGAACTCAATCCTGTGATCCACGGCAGACTGCGCCTGGCCGTGCTCTCGCTGCTGAGTGGAGTGGAGGGAGCCGAGTTTACCTGGCTTCGCGCGAAGACAGGGGCGACGGACGGCAATCTGGGCGCGCAACTGGCTACGCTGGAGGGAGCCGGATATGTGGCCGTTGAGAAGAAGTTTGTGCTGCGCAAGCCACAGACGCAATATCGTCTGACCGAAGGCGGACGCGAGGCGCTGGCTGAATATGTGCAGGCGCTGAAGCAACTGCTTGGGATGGGGAATGACGGAGCGGCGTTGTAG
- a CDS encoding sulfatase-like hydrolase/transferase translates to MTINRRNFLASVAATIALPKAQAAAPAPQATHRPDTGKRPRNVVLFICDDLGYGDLGCYGSHLPTPNLDRLAAEGIRFTHFNSAHPICSASRAALLTGRYGTRSGARGAFMPHSTTGLALDETTLGDLFHQRGFATKAIGKWHLGDAPEYLPTHRGFDSYYGVPYSVDMYPLPLIRDTQILEEDTDRTVLTSRYTEEALTSLNQQHEQHPDKPFFLYFAFSYPHDPARSSPRFRGKSGFGEQGDAIHELDWAVGQVVQSLRTKGLLEDTLVLFTSDHGPWFQGCPGFLRGRKGSTFDGGFRVPLIAHWPAAIQAGQVSSTWMSNLDILPTLSSLCDLPASPKPLDGIDMKHTLLGAPEEPTRKSLLYFTPMTAQGMDFHCARKGDWKARFAQLDGGEIYINDHGPARKSSWLPHTELYNLKKDPAEAYDVAALHPEIIAEILHDAEAQIQTMPEPVQQAFNELRQNPASITTPPGAAARIPSTQPLPPWVWEPPDRR, encoded by the coding sequence ATGACCATCAACCGCCGCAACTTTCTCGCCTCCGTAGCCGCGACCATTGCGCTTCCCAAAGCCCAGGCCGCTGCCCCCGCGCCACAAGCCACGCACCGCCCCGACACCGGCAAGCGCCCACGCAACGTCGTTCTGTTCATCTGCGACGACCTCGGCTACGGCGACCTCGGCTGCTACGGCTCACATCTGCCCACGCCAAATCTGGACCGCCTCGCCGCCGAAGGCATCCGCTTCACCCACTTCAACTCCGCGCATCCCATCTGCTCGGCCTCGCGCGCCGCGCTGCTCACCGGCCGCTACGGCACCCGCAGCGGCGCACGCGGAGCCTTTATGCCCCACTCCACCACCGGCCTCGCGCTCGACGAGACCACGCTCGGCGACCTCTTCCACCAGCGCGGCTTCGCCACCAAAGCCATCGGCAAATGGCACCTCGGCGACGCGCCCGAGTACCTGCCCACCCATCGCGGCTTCGACTCCTACTACGGCGTCCCCTACAGCGTTGATATGTATCCGCTGCCGCTCATCCGCGACACCCAGATTCTCGAAGAGGACACCGACCGTACCGTTCTAACTTCGCGTTACACCGAAGAAGCGCTTACGTCCCTCAATCAGCAGCACGAACAGCATCCAGACAAGCCCTTCTTCCTCTACTTCGCCTTCTCCTATCCGCACGATCCAGCCCGCTCCTCGCCGCGCTTTCGCGGAAAATCCGGCTTCGGCGAGCAAGGCGACGCCATCCATGAGCTCGACTGGGCCGTCGGCCAGGTCGTTCAATCCCTGCGCACCAAAGGCCTGCTCGAAGACACGCTCGTCCTCTTCACCAGCGACCACGGCCCCTGGTTCCAGGGCTGCCCCGGTTTTCTGCGCGGCAGAAAAGGCTCGACCTTCGACGGCGGATTTCGCGTCCCGCTCATCGCGCACTGGCCAGCCGCTATCCAAGCTGGTCAAGTCTCGAGTACATGGATGTCAAACCTCGACATCCTCCCCACGCTTAGCTCGCTCTGCGATCTGCCCGCATCACCGAAGCCGCTCGACGGCATCGACATGAAGCACACTCTGCTCGGCGCGCCCGAAGAGCCCACCCGCAAATCCCTGCTCTACTTCACGCCCATGACCGCGCAGGGGATGGACTTCCACTGTGCTCGCAAGGGCGACTGGAAGGCCCGCTTTGCGCAGCTCGACGGCGGCGAAATCTACATCAACGACCACGGCCCCGCTCGCAAAAGCTCATGGCTACCGCACACCGAACTCTACAACCTCAAAAAAGACCCCGCCGAAGCCTACGACGTCGCCGCACTCCACCCCGAGATCATCGCCGAAATCCTCCACGACGCCGAAGCCCAGATCCAGACCATGCCCGAACCGGTGCAGCAAGCCTTCAACGAACTGCGCCAGAACCCAGCCAGCATCACCACCCCACCCGGAGCCGCCGCCCGCATCCCATCTACACAACCGCTTCCCCCGTGGGTCTGGGAACCACCCGACCGCCGCTAG
- a CDS encoding DHA2 family efflux MFS transporter permease subunit, producing the protein MSTLLDELEEPEIALVEEPLVEAAPQAGPDLAEKNLERTEARAFNPWIVALVVTMGTFMEVLDTSIANVALPHISGSLSASQDEGAWVLTSYLVANAIVLPISGWLSALMGRKNFYLTSVFFFTVFSAVCGLAPTLAVLVVFRVAQGLAGGGLQPSVQAILADTFSPQKRGMAMALYTVAILVAPVLGPTLGGWITDNYSWRWIFYINIPVGVACVLLTRMVLEDPPHMKEAKIKARRTAVDWGGLGFISIGLATLEIVLDKGQELDWFGSPFIVLFATIAVVALVSAVWWELTRKNPVVNLRLLKERNFLFCCLIILGLYGVLYASTYLLPLLMQQLMGYDATTSGLVLSPAGLFTMAEVPVVGYMLTRGYDPRKMVFGGLLLMASSLWWMASMSLDAAEWNFIVPRIVQVLGMGLITVPVSTMIFRFIPKTESSQAAGLYALVRNEGGSLGIAAVSTLLQRRAQMFQQTLGQHITASNGLVQQAVGQAVAGPGNAADNHYFALAEIYAAMQRQAMMLSYMEQFKILCGVLVCMLPLVFFLKRPPVDKHIALDAH; encoded by the coding sequence ATGTCAACCCTGCTCGATGAACTCGAAGAACCAGAGATTGCGCTAGTTGAGGAGCCGCTTGTTGAGGCTGCTCCTCAGGCCGGCCCTGACCTGGCTGAGAAGAACCTGGAGCGCACAGAGGCGCGGGCGTTCAACCCGTGGATTGTGGCTCTGGTTGTGACGATGGGGACGTTCATGGAGGTGCTCGACACCTCGATTGCGAACGTTGCTCTGCCGCACATCTCAGGGAGCCTGTCGGCATCGCAGGACGAGGGCGCGTGGGTGCTGACGAGCTATCTGGTGGCCAATGCGATTGTGCTGCCGATCAGTGGATGGCTTTCGGCGCTGATGGGCAGGAAGAATTTTTACCTGACGTCGGTGTTTTTCTTTACGGTCTTCTCGGCTGTGTGCGGGCTTGCGCCTACGCTTGCAGTGCTGGTGGTGTTTCGCGTGGCGCAGGGGCTGGCCGGCGGAGGATTGCAGCCTTCGGTGCAGGCGATTCTGGCCGATACGTTTTCGCCGCAGAAGCGCGGCATGGCGATGGCGCTCTACACGGTGGCGATTCTGGTAGCCCCGGTGCTGGGGCCGACGCTCGGTGGGTGGATTACGGACAACTACTCATGGCGGTGGATTTTCTACATCAACATTCCGGTGGGCGTCGCTTGCGTGCTGCTGACGCGGATGGTGCTGGAAGATCCGCCGCACATGAAGGAAGCAAAGATCAAGGCTCGCAGGACTGCTGTCGATTGGGGCGGGCTGGGCTTCATCTCGATTGGGTTGGCGACGCTGGAGATTGTGCTCGACAAGGGGCAGGAGCTGGATTGGTTTGGCTCGCCGTTCATTGTGCTGTTTGCGACGATTGCCGTGGTGGCGCTGGTATCGGCTGTGTGGTGGGAGCTGACGCGGAAGAATCCGGTGGTGAATCTGCGGCTGTTGAAGGAACGAAACTTTCTCTTCTGCTGCCTCATCATTCTGGGCCTGTACGGCGTGCTGTATGCGTCGACGTATCTGCTGCCGCTGTTGATGCAGCAGTTGATGGGATACGACGCGACGACCTCGGGGCTCGTGCTCTCGCCTGCGGGGTTGTTCACGATGGCGGAGGTGCCGGTTGTCGGCTATATGCTGACCCGTGGATATGATCCGCGAAAGATGGTCTTCGGTGGACTGCTGCTGATGGCGTCGTCGCTGTGGTGGATGGCGTCGATGAGCCTGGACGCGGCGGAGTGGAACTTCATTGTGCCGCGCATCGTGCAGGTGCTGGGCATGGGGCTGATTACGGTGCCGGTGAGCACGATGATCTTCCGGTTTATTCCGAAGACGGAGAGCTCGCAGGCGGCGGGGTTGTACGCGCTGGTGCGGAACGAGGGCGGCAGCTTGGGGATTGCCGCGGTGAGCACGCTGCTGCAGCGGCGGGCGCAGATGTTTCAGCAAACGCTGGGGCAGCATATTACGGCTTCAAACGGGCTGGTGCAGCAGGCGGTGGGGCAGGCTGTGGCCGGGCCGGGAAATGCCGCGGATAATCACTACTTCGCACTGGCTGAGATCTACGCGGCGATGCAGCGGCAGGCGATGATGCTCTCGTACATGGAGCAGTTCAAGATACTGTGCGGTGTGCTGGTGTGCATGTTGCCGCTGGTGTTTTTCCTGAAGCGGCCACCTGTTGATAAGCATATTGCGCTCGATGCACATTAG